From a single Paraburkholderia sp. D15 genomic region:
- a CDS encoding hemagglutinin repeat-containing protein — translation MPQNLVKAMRLLMAAGNVNVSAATETHVDNSHETHSHSGVASHMSAANEADQTATKAISSMISPDGVTVVSGKDITVVGSNAVGSKSVSLAAKGNVNIPDATETYQDDEFHDIKHLRRYSTMSEELFTAS, via the coding sequence GTGCCTCAGAATCTGGTCAAGGCAATGCGGTTGCTGATGGCGGCGGGCAACGTGAACGTGAGCGCCGCGACGGAAACACACGTCGACAATTCGCACGAGACGCACAGCCATAGCGGCGTGGCGAGCCATATGAGCGCGGCCAACGAGGCCGATCAGACGGCCACGAAAGCGATCAGCAGCATGATTTCGCCGGATGGCGTCACGGTTGTCAGCGGTAAGGACATTACCGTCGTCGGTAGCAATGCGGTGGGCTCGAAATCGGTTTCGCTGGCCGCGAAGGGCAACGTCAACATTCCGGACGCGACCGAAACGTATCAGGACGATGAGTTCCACGACATCAAGCATTTACGACGGTACTCGACGATGTCGGAGGAACTGTTTACCGCGAGTTGA
- a CDS encoding hemagglutinin repeat-containing protein, whose translation MTSGRDTNVRGAEVSGNTVVVNVGRDLNIASQQDTNTYDSKQTSGGFQVSLCIPPICYGTTAQGSASFSDQTIKDRFQSVNQQSGFFAGDGGYNINVGNHTQLDGGAIASTATADKNSLSTQTLGFSNLENHAEYSGSTIGFSASGSVGQSTKDAVNLNTPVKQSANNTSSSQNSQGLGPSGFGMAGTSDSASGTTYAAVSPGTITVRGDAGTGHDSTAGLSRDTANANGSVQNTFDARKVGDDMAVQQGAVQVGMQVAGDIAGALQDSARKKMDDANGRLKAAQESGDTAAEQQAKADLQAAQSQYALWGNEGAGRIGTHAIVAGVGAALGGGNVLGAAGGTIAGDIASNAVTGALPDTLGTSILSNIAAGAAGATLGGALGGTGGAMSGANGALGADLYNRQLHPGEKKKLADLQQGKSPEEQQRLADAACYLVQCASQMSDMNPDKAGEMASQQRGAGYTSEQNDLKHAGGFVYTLTDLASDDWLRSGDRGVQEIKSAARGAVNLANGVLDKIIANGGQGAPADADPLTTAMNGGKPPSGSAGAVVTPPMMACPPSAACIITPPIVSPGSAGYVPSNATISSGNGDNEAGGNGSGDVNLASPDRTSHILTGDSTGGGHQWPGGPGKSVFPENWSASKIMNTVSDIATDPSIPETVQASGRIVKNGSRDGIDIRVVIEPASKGGGIVTAFPTNVPRNPK comes from the coding sequence GTGACGAGCGGACGCGACACGAATGTGCGCGGCGCGGAGGTGTCGGGCAATACGGTGGTGGTGAATGTCGGGCGCGATCTGAATATCGCGAGCCAGCAGGACACCAACACGTACGACAGCAAGCAGACGAGCGGCGGGTTCCAGGTGAGCCTGTGCATTCCGCCGATCTGCTACGGGACGACGGCACAGGGTTCGGCGAGCTTCAGCGATCAGACGATCAAGGACCGCTTCCAGTCGGTGAATCAGCAGAGCGGATTCTTTGCGGGCGATGGCGGGTACAACATCAACGTCGGCAACCATACGCAGCTCGATGGCGGTGCGATTGCGAGCACGGCGACGGCGGACAAGAACTCGCTGTCGACGCAGACGCTGGGTTTTAGCAACCTCGAGAACCATGCGGAGTATTCGGGTTCGACGATCGGGTTCAGCGCGAGCGGCAGTGTCGGGCAGAGCACGAAGGATGCGGTGAATCTGAATACGCCGGTGAAGCAGTCGGCGAATAACACGTCCAGTTCGCAGAACTCGCAGGGACTCGGGCCGAGTGGCTTCGGGATGGCGGGGACGAGCGACAGCGCGTCGGGTACGACGTACGCGGCGGTGAGTCCGGGGACGATTACCGTGCGCGGTGATGCGGGGACGGGTCATGACAGCACGGCTGGGTTGAGCCGCGATACGGCGAACGCGAATGGCTCGGTGCAGAACACGTTCGATGCGCGCAAGGTCGGCGATGATATGGCGGTTCAGCAGGGGGCCGTGCAGGTTGGGATGCAGGTGGCGGGGGATATTGCCGGGGCGCTTCAGGACAGCGCGCGCAAGAAAATGGACGACGCGAATGGCCGGTTGAAAGCGGCGCAGGAGTCTGGTGATACGGCGGCTGAACAGCAGGCGAAGGCGGACCTCCAGGCGGCGCAGTCTCAGTACGCGCTATGGGGCAACGAAGGCGCGGGACGGATCGGCACGCATGCGATTGTGGCAGGGGTTGGTGCTGCGCTGGGCGGCGGGAATGTGTTGGGTGCGGCTGGAGGGACGATTGCCGGCGATATAGCCAGCAATGCAGTGACTGGGGCGCTGCCGGATACGCTTGGCACCAGTATCTTGTCGAACATTGCGGCGGGCGCTGCGGGCGCGACACTGGGTGGAGCGCTGGGCGGTACAGGTGGCGCGATGAGCGGCGCGAATGGGGCGCTGGGGGCGGATCTGTATAACCGGCAATTGCATCCTGGCGAAAAGAAGAAGCTGGCGGATCTGCAACAAGGAAAGTCGCCCGAAGAGCAGCAACGTCTGGCGGATGCAGCGTGCTATCTGGTGCAATGCGCGTCGCAGATGTCGGACATGAATCCGGACAAGGCCGGGGAAATGGCCTCGCAGCAACGAGGGGCGGGTTATACGAGCGAGCAGAACGATCTGAAGCATGCAGGCGGATTTGTGTACACGCTGACGGATCTGGCAAGCGATGACTGGTTGCGCAGCGGCGATCGGGGCGTGCAGGAGATCAAATCGGCGGCCCGAGGCGCGGTGAATCTCGCGAATGGTGTACTGGACAAGATCATCGCGAATGGTGGGCAGGGCGCCCCTGCCGATGCCGATCCGTTGACGACCGCGATGAACGGCGGCAAGCCGCCGAGTGGGTCGGCGGGGGCGGTGGTGACGCCGCCAATGATGGCGTGCCCACCTAGCGCAGCCTGTATCATCACACCGCCGATTGTGTCGCCGGGATCGGCGGGGTATGTGCCGAGTAACGCTACGATCAGTAGTGGGAACGGCGATAACGAGGCAGGAGGCAATGGTTCAGGTGACGTCAATCTGGCGTCGCCCGATCGAACGAGCCATATATTGACCGGGGACTCAACGGGCGGAGGTCACCAATGGCCAGGTGGTCCCGGTAAGTCAGTGTTTCCGGAAAACTGGTCGGCCTCGAAAATTATGAACACCGTTTCCGATATCGCTACAGACCCGTCCATTCCTGAGACAGTTCAAGCCAGTGGCAGAATAGTTAAGAATGGCTCTCGCGATGGCATCGACATTCGTGTAGTTATCGAGCCGGCGAGTAAGGGTGGCGGAATCGTTACGGCGTTTCCGACAAATGTTCCTAGAAATCCGAAATGA